The following are encoded in a window of Mycolicibacterium tusciae JS617 genomic DNA:
- a CDS encoding glycosyltransferase encodes MSTIAIAAVGSRGDVAPLTGVGARLQQAGHRVVMAAFTPFKELITGCGLEFREMPVDFTPGADRPDNPAKAFVSLFGPRGMREMGQAIISALQDEPADALLLPPLAELAGHPLAEAKGIPSIGVRMQPISATAAYPPTVLGAWSAGSLGNRAASDAGAWVIDRVYRRVVAGFRRDLGLPETSTRALRQARTQAQWPVLHGYSPHVLPRPADWRPGLEVVGYWWPASVAEWEPPSVLTDFLAAGPAPVLIGFGSTTPTEQQAQHLSRVVSQALRLAGVRGIVQSGWAGLDVVGDDVLTVGEAPHDWLFPQMAAIAHHCGAGTTAASLRAGVPSIALPGPMGDQPFWAQRLQQLQVSAATIAQRHLTAQRLADAIHIAVTDHQLRDNTQQLANRIHQDDGAAAVLATVDSLLDQSTI; translated from the coding sequence ATGAGCACCATCGCCATCGCCGCCGTCGGCAGCCGCGGCGACGTCGCACCGTTGACCGGGGTTGGCGCGCGACTGCAACAGGCGGGTCATCGGGTCGTGATGGCCGCCTTCACACCGTTCAAGGAGTTGATCACCGGCTGTGGTCTGGAGTTTCGCGAGATGCCGGTGGACTTCACCCCCGGCGCCGACCGCCCTGACAATCCAGCGAAAGCGTTTGTGTCACTGTTCGGGCCACGCGGGATGCGCGAGATGGGGCAGGCGATCATTTCGGCACTGCAAGACGAACCCGCCGATGCTCTGCTGCTCCCGCCGCTCGCAGAGCTCGCGGGTCATCCACTAGCCGAGGCGAAAGGCATCCCCTCGATAGGGGTTCGCATGCAACCCATTTCAGCGACCGCGGCCTATCCGCCGACCGTGCTGGGCGCCTGGTCGGCCGGTTCCCTCGGTAACCGGGCAGCATCAGATGCCGGCGCCTGGGTCATCGACCGCGTCTACCGGCGGGTCGTCGCTGGCTTTCGCCGCGATCTCGGCCTGCCCGAGACGTCAACACGAGCCTTGCGGCAAGCCCGCACACAAGCGCAATGGCCGGTGCTGCACGGCTATTCACCGCACGTCCTACCGCGACCGGCGGACTGGCGGCCCGGGCTGGAGGTGGTGGGCTACTGGTGGCCCGCGTCAGTCGCCGAGTGGGAACCGCCAAGCGTCCTGACCGACTTCCTGGCCGCTGGTCCGGCACCGGTGCTGATCGGTTTTGGTAGCACGACCCCCACCGAACAGCAGGCCCAGCACCTGTCGCGCGTGGTCAGCCAAGCCCTGCGCTTAGCCGGCGTGCGAGGCATTGTGCAGTCCGGCTGGGCGGGTCTGGACGTCGTCGGCGATGACGTCTTGACCGTCGGTGAAGCACCTCACGACTGGCTCTTCCCGCAGATGGCCGCGATCGCGCATCACTGCGGCGCCGGAACGACGGCAGCCAGTCTGCGCGCCGGTGTCCCCAGTATCGCTCTGCCCGGACCGATGGGTGATCAGCCCTTCTGGGCGCAACGACTACAGCAACTGCAAGTCAGCGCCGCCACCATCGCGCAGCGCCACCTCACCGCTCAGCGCCTCGCCGACGCCATCCACATCGCCGTCACCGACCATCAACTTCGTGACAACACACAACAACTCGCCAACCGAATCCATCAAGACGACGGCGCCGCGGCGGTGTTGGCGACCGTCGATTCCCTGCTCGACCAATCCACTATTTGA
- a CDS encoding TetR/AcrR family transcriptional regulator: MRSGSAKAPTFTQAARRSQIVDCAIEVIADVGWAQTSIRKIADRVGVAMSAVLYHFGTKDNLVEAIIEQMYRSALAAVVPAVEAESTATGKLNAYIRATVRYFDAHRIHLAALSQLASSYRPNDGRSFKELGLNPALAEELAALDAAPILRSGQDSGEFGDFPVDSVATALSGAGNALVEKLMQDPNFDAHRYGEDLVEIFGRVVRGPR; the protein is encoded by the coding sequence ATGCGATCAGGAAGTGCGAAAGCCCCGACCTTTACCCAGGCCGCACGCCGCTCCCAGATCGTGGACTGCGCGATCGAGGTGATCGCCGATGTGGGATGGGCTCAGACCTCGATCCGCAAGATCGCCGATCGAGTTGGCGTCGCGATGAGTGCGGTGCTCTATCACTTCGGCACGAAAGACAACCTGGTCGAGGCGATCATCGAGCAGATGTATCGCTCGGCGCTGGCCGCGGTGGTGCCCGCAGTGGAGGCCGAGTCGACCGCGACCGGAAAGCTCAACGCCTACATCCGGGCGACGGTCAGGTACTTCGATGCGCACCGAATCCACCTGGCCGCGCTGAGCCAGCTCGCTTCGAGTTACCGACCCAACGACGGGCGTTCGTTCAAAGAGTTGGGGCTCAACCCGGCGCTCGCTGAGGAATTGGCAGCGCTGGATGCCGCCCCGATTCTGCGATCCGGCCAAGACAGCGGGGAGTTCGGGGATTTCCCGGTCGACTCCGTCGCGACCGCACTGAGCGGTGCCGGAAACGCACTCGTGGAGAAACTCATGCAGGACCCCAACTTTGACGCCCACCGCTACGGCGAGGACCTCGTGGAAATTTTCGGCCGCGTCGTGCGAGGCCCGCGATGA
- a CDS encoding tetratricopeptide repeat protein, translating to MTEEAEGRRGDDGGARNIYINARDGGVAAYRIDQVIIDGLAELQAATTVLPLDALVVEPTPFVGRQSELMRIADLLSGADRDPSSSIVVVSGPPGAGKTALVRQAATAAAAAGRFDHALFVDLRGYADDSNDRVQPAVVLSKLLILLGVEDSAIAADPAEQAIQYQQRLNELAAEGKSVLLWLDNASDPSQFDPLRPASPIHRVAVTTRETFGHIPKPKVVDVDVMGSDEAVELLISAVRARTPDDGRLTQAPQATLRLAELCDHLPLALQIVAALLADEPDRPIVEVVEELASEEDRLNSLDYGTDLSVRAAFALSYKRLPDNLKRLFRLLSVVPGGDVGLVAAGWLISASHTAVRPQLMTLVRSHLIQQHVRNRWSMHDLIRLYSAELSAEQPEDAERALKVIVVKYLLGVGAAADWLTGVPNDNNKKFFPTAQHAAAWFEEERTTAVAIVLAVARRAEPEYRELMLALAVGLGEILGSQRHWLKEFHDVAVVGASLVPEAQNRHYAACVLNHYGSALRKMRQFDDALEAFRRAAEVAEEAGVDGVAIAARTNMGNVYLDQGRDVDEVVEIYWEDVRACRESDPPNRRGEASALSNIGGALGKAERYPEALPPLREAVAICRDLDDKPGIASAGKNLGAVLARLARIEDNQAYLEEAIELLQEAAEIYKERGNVSGWADIANNLGQTQCQIRRFAEGIPNLEAALDYFERSGQTELAGQVREDLESYRLDAAAGRPWSAIPLGANRYRFTNTSGGRLAMIALRPFGVTHVEVEDSPEPHIVPAPVDAGASFVAVVRGRGVRITATAVPSMTHTYSDFVPA from the coding sequence TTGACCGAGGAGGCGGAGGGCCGCCGGGGCGACGACGGTGGTGCCCGGAACATCTATATCAACGCGAGGGACGGGGGTGTGGCCGCCTATCGCATTGATCAGGTGATCATCGATGGCTTGGCCGAATTGCAGGCCGCCACAACCGTCCTCCCTCTCGACGCGTTGGTGGTCGAACCCACGCCGTTCGTCGGCCGCCAATCCGAACTGATGCGGATCGCTGATCTGTTGTCTGGCGCGGACCGTGACCCGAGCAGCAGCATCGTCGTGGTGAGCGGACCCCCTGGGGCGGGGAAAACGGCGCTGGTGCGGCAGGCCGCGACCGCTGCCGCTGCTGCCGGGCGGTTCGACCATGCTCTCTTTGTCGATCTGCGTGGTTACGCGGATGATTCCAACGATCGGGTGCAGCCCGCGGTGGTGTTGTCGAAACTGTTGATCCTGCTCGGGGTCGAGGACTCCGCGATCGCTGCCGATCCGGCCGAGCAGGCTATCCAGTATCAGCAGCGGCTCAACGAGCTCGCAGCGGAAGGAAAATCGGTACTGCTTTGGCTGGATAACGCAAGCGATCCATCGCAGTTCGACCCACTACGGCCCGCCAGTCCCATCCATCGAGTCGCCGTAACGACGCGGGAAACGTTCGGCCACATACCGAAGCCAAAAGTCGTCGACGTCGACGTGATGGGTTCCGACGAAGCGGTCGAACTTCTGATCAGCGCGGTCCGCGCCCGCACTCCGGACGATGGGCGACTGACTCAGGCTCCGCAGGCCACGCTGCGGTTAGCCGAACTCTGTGACCACTTGCCGCTGGCACTGCAGATCGTGGCCGCACTCCTTGCCGATGAACCCGACCGGCCGATCGTCGAGGTGGTCGAGGAGCTAGCCAGCGAGGAGGACAGGCTCAACAGCCTGGACTACGGCACAGACCTCTCCGTGCGGGCCGCGTTTGCGTTGTCCTACAAGAGATTGCCCGACAACTTGAAGCGCCTGTTCCGTCTGCTGTCCGTCGTCCCCGGAGGCGACGTAGGCCTGGTAGCGGCCGGCTGGCTGATCTCTGCATCACACACTGCGGTGCGGCCGCAACTCATGACTTTGGTCCGCAGTCACCTCATCCAGCAGCACGTGCGCAACCGCTGGAGCATGCACGACCTGATCCGCTTGTACTCGGCCGAGTTGTCGGCGGAGCAACCCGAGGACGCTGAGCGGGCGTTGAAGGTAATCGTTGTGAAATACCTCTTGGGTGTCGGAGCTGCGGCCGACTGGCTCACGGGAGTGCCGAACGACAACAACAAGAAATTCTTTCCTACAGCACAACACGCAGCTGCCTGGTTCGAGGAGGAGCGCACCACGGCAGTTGCCATCGTCCTGGCGGTCGCGAGGCGCGCCGAGCCCGAGTACCGCGAGTTAATGCTGGCATTAGCGGTCGGGCTCGGCGAGATATTGGGATCACAGCGGCACTGGCTCAAAGAATTCCACGACGTCGCGGTCGTTGGTGCATCACTTGTCCCCGAGGCGCAGAACCGACACTATGCGGCGTGCGTACTGAACCACTACGGTTCCGCTCTTCGGAAGATGCGCCAGTTCGACGACGCGCTCGAAGCGTTTCGGCGGGCCGCCGAGGTCGCCGAGGAAGCCGGGGTTGACGGTGTGGCAATTGCTGCGCGCACCAACATGGGAAACGTCTACCTCGATCAAGGCCGGGACGTCGACGAAGTCGTCGAAATCTATTGGGAAGATGTACGAGCCTGTCGGGAATCTGATCCGCCGAACCGCCGCGGCGAAGCAAGTGCTTTGAGCAACATCGGCGGCGCGCTGGGGAAAGCCGAGCGGTACCCCGAGGCGCTTCCACCGCTACGGGAAGCGGTTGCCATCTGCCGCGATCTAGACGACAAACCCGGAATCGCCAGCGCAGGTAAGAATCTCGGCGCAGTTCTCGCCCGCCTGGCGCGAATCGAGGACAACCAGGCGTATCTAGAGGAAGCGATCGAACTGCTTCAAGAGGCGGCCGAGATTTATAAGGAGCGTGGCAACGTTTCGGGCTGGGCGGACATCGCCAACAACCTCGGGCAGACGCAGTGCCAGATCCGGCGTTTCGCCGAAGGCATTCCGAACCTTGAGGCGGCCCTCGACTACTTCGAGAGATCTGGTCAGACCGAGTTGGCCGGTCAAGTTCGTGAGGACCTGGAGTCCTACCGGCTGGACGCTGCAGCCGGCCGACCTTGGTCAGCAATCCCGCTGGGGGCGAATCGGTATCGCTTCACCAATACCTCAGGCGGACGCCTCGCAATGATCGCACTGAGGCCATTCGGTGTAACCCATGTCGAGGTCGAAGACAGTCCCGAACCCCACATCGTTCCTGCGCCGGTTGATGCCGGCGCCAGTTTCGTCGCGGTGGTTCGCGGACGCGGTGTGCGTATCACCGCCACGGCGGTGCCGTCGATGACGCACACCTACTCGGACTTCGTGCCGGCCTGA
- a CDS encoding TniQ family protein, producing the protein MKTVRTLPIRVAPLSGESIDSWLEATAHRSDTAWGDLLTAVALTSPDNRSNTWIVQLADAEAAALGAAAGATPAAVHAMTLSHYANRAVGIDLATGRFLRTFPWGRARGSRYCPHCLADTGGRWQLAWRLGWAFACTQHRCLLADVCPTCHSAQRHRTHITTAIPRPGYCANPAIGQTGSAPARCGTKLADTSVVRFDDDHPLLAAQRTVFDVIECGVGDFGVYRTSAATTTHGPGRHPGRRGTNPGLRRT; encoded by the coding sequence ATGAAGACCGTTCGAACGCTTCCGATCCGGGTCGCGCCGCTTTCGGGGGAATCGATTGACTCCTGGCTTGAAGCGACCGCCCACCGATCCGACACCGCGTGGGGCGACCTGCTGACCGCGGTGGCTCTCACCTCACCGGACAACAGATCCAACACCTGGATTGTCCAGCTGGCCGACGCCGAAGCAGCTGCCCTCGGCGCAGCGGCCGGTGCTACACCCGCCGCCGTACACGCGATGACGTTGTCGCACTACGCGAACAGGGCGGTGGGAATCGACCTGGCGACCGGCCGGTTCCTGCGCACCTTTCCGTGGGGTCGAGCCCGCGGGTCGCGCTACTGCCCGCACTGCCTGGCTGACACCGGTGGGCGCTGGCAGCTGGCCTGGCGACTCGGCTGGGCGTTCGCCTGCACCCAGCATCGCTGTCTGCTAGCCGATGTCTGCCCGACATGCCACAGCGCGCAACGCCACCGCACCCACATAACGACCGCGATCCCGCGCCCCGGATACTGCGCCAACCCCGCCATCGGACAGACCGGATCCGCACCCGCGCGGTGCGGCACGAAGCTCGCCGACACCTCGGTAGTCCGATTCGACGATGATCACCCGCTGCTGGCCGCGCAGCGCACGGTGTTTGACGTAATCGAGTGTGGTGTCGGTGATTTCGGTGTCTACCGCACTAGCGCCGCAACCACAACGCACGGTCCTGGCCGACATCCGGGCCGTCGCGGGACGAATCCTGGCCTACGCCGCACCTGA
- a CDS encoding type II toxin-antitoxin system ParD family antitoxin, giving the protein MGKNTSFSLDEHYSAFIEQEVTSGRYRSASDVVRTALRLLEDRETRLRALRQALVDGERGGESTPFDFDEFVARKRPPVHHSR; this is encoded by the coding sequence GTGGGTAAGAACACCTCGTTCAGTCTCGATGAGCACTACAGCGCGTTCATCGAGCAAGAAGTCACCTCGGGCCGCTATCGGTCGGCCAGCGACGTGGTACGCACCGCTCTGCGGCTGCTCGAAGATCGCGAAACGCGGTTGCGCGCACTGCGCCAGGCGCTTGTCGACGGTGAACGCGGTGGGGAGTCGACACCGTTCGATTTCGACGAGTTCGTTGCACGCAAGCGGCCGCCGGTACATCACTCACGGTGA
- a CDS encoding LysR family transcriptional regulator: MLPREKLIQLYEGEGQSLRDIAATVGVSRQTIGRLATEYGIAVREAHRRPIYDIDATWLYEQYVTKHRSLEDLAAECGMSVANMARWARAHCIPVRRLSRYTPHELAADTGIPSILRPALSGVGGWERLQRFAEASRYRTLQAAAQDLGLNQFALVDQVNRIERDLGSQILVRANAGRPMQLTPFGSQVVAAVAVMPGRTNEGASESSGSCSPRSVPGPAGPRATVPTGSP; the protein is encoded by the coding sequence ATGTTGCCGCGCGAGAAACTGATTCAGCTGTACGAGGGCGAGGGACAGAGCCTGCGTGACATCGCCGCGACCGTCGGTGTCAGCCGCCAAACCATCGGCCGCCTGGCTACCGAGTACGGCATCGCCGTGCGTGAGGCACACCGACGGCCGATCTACGACATCGACGCCACCTGGCTCTACGAGCAGTACGTCACCAAGCACCGTTCCCTCGAAGACCTCGCCGCTGAGTGCGGCATGAGCGTGGCCAACATGGCTCGGTGGGCCAGAGCGCATTGCATCCCGGTGCGCAGACTCAGCCGCTACACCCCCCACGAACTTGCGGCCGACACCGGCATCCCATCGATACTGCGCCCCGCGCTTTCCGGGGTGGGCGGATGGGAACGACTGCAACGGTTCGCCGAAGCTTCCCGGTACCGAACACTGCAGGCCGCGGCCCAGGATCTGGGCCTGAACCAGTTTGCCTTGGTCGACCAGGTGAACCGGATTGAAAGGGATCTCGGGAGCCAAATCCTTGTGCGAGCCAACGCCGGAAGGCCTATGCAATTGACTCCATTCGGAAGCCAGGTGGTGGCAGCAGTCGCAGTCATGCCAGGCAGGACCAACGAGGGCGCATCTGAATCCAGTGGGTCGTGTAGTCCCAGATCTGTTCCAGGTCCAGCTGGGCCGCGGGCGACAGTACCTACCGGCTCACCGTGA